In Pseudoliparis swirei isolate HS2019 ecotype Mariana Trench chromosome 11, NWPU_hadal_v1, whole genome shotgun sequence, a genomic segment contains:
- the LOC130201314 gene encoding uncharacterized protein LOC130201314 isoform X4, whose amino-acid sequence MGQRSRSRLYRRWVKGHAHVSTGMGQRSRSRLNRHGSKVTLTSQQAWVKGHAHVSTGMGQRSRSRLYRRWVKGHAHVSTDDGSKVTLTSQQAWVKGHAHVSTGMGQRSRSRLNRHGLKVTLTSQQAWVKGHAHVSTGMGQRSRSRLNRHGSKVTLTSQQAWVKGHARVSTGMGQRSRSRLNRRWVKGHAHVSTGMGQRSRSRLNRRWVKGHAHVSTGMGQRSRSRLNRHGLKVTLTSQQAWVKGHAHVSIGDGSKVTLTSLQAWVKGHAHVSTGDGLKVTLTSLQAWVKGHAHVSTGMGQRSRSRLNRRWVKGHAHVSTGMGQRSRSRLNRRWVKGHAHVSIGDGSKVTLTSLQAWVKGHAHVSTGEGSKVTLTSQQTMG is encoded by the exons atgggtcaaaggtcacgctcacgtctctacAGGcgatgggttaaaggtcacgctcacgtctcaacaggcatgggtcaaaggtcacgctcacgtctcaacaggcatgggtcaaaggtcacgctcacgtctcaacaggcatgggtcaaaggtcacgctcacgtctcaacaggcatgggtcaaaggtcacgctcacgtctctacAGGcgatgggttaaaggtcacgctcacgtctcaacagacgatgggtcaaaggtcacgctcacgtctcaacaggcatgggtcaaaggtcacgctcacgtctcaacaggcatgggtcaaaggtcacgctcacgtctcaacaggcatgggttaaaggtcacgctcacgtctcaacaggcatgggttaaag gtcacgctcacgtctcaacaggcatgggtcaaaggtcacgctcacgtctcaacaggcatgggtcaaaggtcacgctcacgtctcaacaggcatgggtcaaaggtcacgctcgCGTCTCTACAggcatgggtcaaaggtcacgctcacgtctcaacagacgatgggttaaaggtcacgctcacgtctctacaggcatgggtcaaaggtcacgctcacgtctcaacagacgatgggttaaaggtcacgctcacgtctcaacaggcatgggtcaaaggtcacgctcacgtctcaacaggcatgggttaaaggtcacgctcacgtctcaacaggcatgggttaaag gtcacgctcacgtctcaataggcgatgggtcaaaggtcacgctcacgtctctacaggcatgggtcaaaggtcacgctcacgtctcaacaggcgatgggttaaaggtcacgctcacgtctctacaggcatgggtcaaaggtcacgctcacgtctcaacaggcatgggtcaaaggtcacgctcacgtctcaacagacgatgggttaaaggtcacgctcacgtctctacaggcatgggtcaaaggtcacgctcacgtctcaacaggcgatgggttaaaggtcacgctcacgtctcaataggcgatgggtcaaaggtcacgctcacgtctctacaggcatgggtcaaaggtcacgctcacgtctcaacaggcgaagggtcaaaggtcacgctcacgtctcaacagacgatgggttaa
- the LOC130201314 gene encoding uncharacterized protein LOC130201314 isoform X9 — translation MGQRSRSRLYRRWVKGHAHVSTGMGQRSRSRLNRHGSKVTLTSQQAWVKGHAHVSTGMGQRSRSRLYRRWVKGHAHVSTDDGSKVTLTSQQAWVKGHAHVSTGMGQRSRSRLNRHGLKVTLTSQQAWVKGHAHVSTGMGQRSRSRLNRHGSKVTLTSQQAWVKGHARVSTGMGQRSRSRLNRRWVKGHAHVSTGMGQRSRSRLNRRWVKGHAHVSTGMGQRSRSRLNRHGLKVTLTSQQAWVKGHAHVSIGDGSKVTLTSLQAWVKGHAHVSTGDGLKVTLTSLQAWVKGHAHVSTGMGQRSRSRLNRRWVKGHAHVSTGEGSKVTLTSQQTMG, via the exons atgggtcaaaggtcacgctcacgtctctacAGGcgatgggttaaaggtcacgctcacgtctcaacaggcatgggtcaaaggtcacgctcacgtctcaacaggcatgggtcaaaggtcacgctcacgtctcaacaggcatgggtcaaaggtcacgctcacgtctcaacaggcatgggtcaaaggtcacgctcacgtctctacAGGcgatgggttaaaggtcacgctcacgtctcaacagacgatgggtcaaaggtcacgctcacgtctcaacaggcatgggtcaaaggtcacgctcacgtctcaacaggcatgggtcaaaggtcacgctcacgtctcaacaggcatgggttaaaggtcacgctcacgtctcaacaggcatgggttaaag gtcacgctcacgtctcaacaggcatgggtcaaaggtcacgctcacgtctcaacaggcatgggtcaaaggtcacgctcacgtctcaacaggcatgggtcaaaggtcacgctcgCGTCTCTACAggcatgggtcaaaggtcacgctcacgtctcaacagacgatgggttaaaggtcacgctcacgtctctacaggcatgggtcaaaggtcacgctcacgtctcaacagacgatgggttaaaggtcacgctcacgtctcaacaggcatgggtcaaaggtcacgctcacgtctcaacaggcatgggttaaaggtcacgctcacgtctcaacaggcatgggttaaag gtcacgctcacgtctcaataggcgatgggtcaaaggtcacgctcacgtctctacaggcatgggtcaaaggtcacgctcacgtctcaacaggcgatgggttaaaggtcacgctcacgtctctacaggcatgggtcaaaggtcacgctcacgtctcaacaggcatgggtcaaaggtcacgctcacgtctcaacagacgatgggttaaag gtcacgctcacgtctcaacaggcgaagggtcaaaggtcacgctcacgtctcaacagacgatgggttaa
- the LOC130201314 gene encoding uncharacterized protein LOC130201314 isoform X1 — protein sequence MGQRSRSRLYRRWVKGHAHVSTGMGQRSRSRLNRHGSKVTLTSQQAWVKGHAHVSTGMGQRSRSRLYRRWVKGHAHVSTDDGSKVTLTSQQAWVKGHAHVSTGMGQRSRSRLNRHGLKVTLTSQQAWVKGHAHVSTGMGQRSRSRLNRHGSKVTLTSQQAWVKGHARVSTGMGQRSRSRLNRRWVKGHAHVSTGMGQRSRSRLNRRWVKGHAHVSTGMGQRSRSRLNRHGLKVTLTSQQAWVKGHAHVSIGDGSKVTLTSLQAWVKGHAHVSTGDGLKVTLTSLQAWVKGHAHVSTGMGQRSRSRLNRRWVKGHAHVSTGMGQRSRSRLNRRWVKGHAHVSTGMGQRSRSRLNRRRVKGHAHVSTDDGLKVTLTSLQAWVKGHAHVSTGDGLKVTLTSLQAWVKGHAHVSTGEGLKVTLTSQ from the exons atgggtcaaaggtcacgctcacgtctctacAGGcgatgggttaaaggtcacgctcacgtctcaacaggcatgggtcaaaggtcacgctcacgtctcaacaggcatgggtcaaaggtcacgctcacgtctcaacaggcatgggtcaaaggtcacgctcacgtctcaacaggcatgggtcaaaggtcacgctcacgtctctacAGGcgatgggttaaaggtcacgctcacgtctcaacagacgatgggtcaaaggtcacgctcacgtctcaacaggcatgggtcaaaggtcacgctcacgtctcaacaggcatgggtcaaaggtcacgctcacgtctcaacaggcatgggttaaaggtcacgctcacgtctcaacaggcatgggttaaag gtcacgctcacgtctcaacaggcatgggtcaaaggtcacgctcacgtctcaacaggcatgggtcaaaggtcacgctcacgtctcaacaggcatgggtcaaaggtcacgctcgCGTCTCTACAggcatgggtcaaaggtcacgctcacgtctcaacagacgatgggttaaaggtcacgctcacgtctctacaggcatgggtcaaaggtcacgctcacgtctcaacagacgatgggttaaaggtcacgctcacgtctcaacaggcatgggtcaaaggtcacgctcacgtctcaacaggcatgggttaaaggtcacgctcacgtctcaacaggcatgggttaaag gtcacgctcacgtctcaataggcgatgggtcaaaggtcacgctcacgtctctacaggcatgggtcaaaggtcacgctcacgtctcaacaggcgatgggttaaaggtcacgctcacgtctctacaggcatgggtcaaaggtcacgctcacgtctcaacaggcatgggtcaaaggtcacgctcacgtctcaacagacgatgggttaaaggtcacgctcacgtctctacaggcatgggtcaaaggtcacgctcacgtctcaacaggcgatgggttaaag gtcacgctcacgtctctacaggcatgggtcaaaggtcacgctcacgtctcaacaggcgaagggtcaaaggtcacgctcacgtctcaacagacgatgggttaaaggtcacgctcacgtctctacaggcatgggtcaaaggtcacgctcacgtctcaacaggcgatgggttaaaggtcacgctcacgtctctacaggcatgggtcaaaggtcacgctcacgtctcaacaggcgaagggttaaaggtcacgctcacgtctcaatag
- the LOC130201314 gene encoding uncharacterized protein LOC130201314 isoform X3 encodes MGQRSRSRLYRRWVKGHAHVSTGMGQRSRSRLNRHGSKVTLTSQQAWVKGHAHVSTDDGSKVTLTSQQAWVKGHAHVSTGMGQRSRSRLNRHGLKVTLTSQQAWVKGHAHVSTGMGQRSRSRLNRHGSKVTLTSQQAWVKGHARVSTGMGQRSRSRLNRRWVKGHAHVSTGMGQRSRSRLNRRWVKGHAHVSTGMGQRSRSRLNRHGLKVTLTSQQAWVKGHAHVSIGDGSKVTLTSLQAWVKGHAHVSTGDGLKVTLTSLQAWVKGHAHVSTGMGQRSRSRLNRRWVKGHAHVSTGMGQRSRSRLNRRWVKGHAHVSTGMGQRSRSRLNRRRVKGHAHVSTDDGLKVTLTSLQAWVKGHAHVSTGDGLKVTLTSLQAWVKGHAHVSTGEGLKVTLTSQ; translated from the exons atgggtcaaaggtcacgctcacgtctctacAGGcgatgggttaaaggtcacgctcacgtctcaacaggcatgggtcaaaggtcacgctcacgtctcaacaggcatgggtcaaaggtcacgctcacgtctcaacaggcatgggtcaaag gtcacgctcacgtctcaacagacgatgggtcaaaggtcacgctcacgtctcaacaggcatgggtcaaaggtcacgctcacgtctcaacaggcatgggtcaaaggtcacgctcacgtctcaacaggcatgggttaaaggtcacgctcacgtctcaacaggcatgggttaaag gtcacgctcacgtctcaacaggcatgggtcaaaggtcacgctcacgtctcaacaggcatgggtcaaaggtcacgctcacgtctcaacaggcatgggtcaaaggtcacgctcgCGTCTCTACAggcatgggtcaaaggtcacgctcacgtctcaacagacgatgggttaaaggtcacgctcacgtctctacaggcatgggtcaaaggtcacgctcacgtctcaacagacgatgggttaaaggtcacgctcacgtctcaacaggcatgggtcaaaggtcacgctcacgtctcaacaggcatgggttaaaggtcacgctcacgtctcaacaggcatgggttaaag gtcacgctcacgtctcaataggcgatgggtcaaaggtcacgctcacgtctctacaggcatgggtcaaaggtcacgctcacgtctcaacaggcgatgggttaaaggtcacgctcacgtctctacaggcatgggtcaaaggtcacgctcacgtctcaacaggcatgggtcaaaggtcacgctcacgtctcaacagacgatgggttaaaggtcacgctcacgtctctacaggcatgggtcaaaggtcacgctcacgtctcaacaggcgatgggttaaag gtcacgctcacgtctctacaggcatgggtcaaaggtcacgctcacgtctcaacaggcgaagggtcaaaggtcacgctcacgtctcaacagacgatgggttaaaggtcacgctcacgtctctacaggcatgggtcaaaggtcacgctcacgtctcaacaggcgatgggttaaaggtcacgctcacgtctctacaggcatgggtcaaaggtcacgctcacgtctcaacaggcgaagggttaaaggtcacgctcacgtctcaatag
- the LOC130201314 gene encoding uncharacterized protein LOC130201314 isoform X7, whose amino-acid sequence MGQRSRSRLYRRWVKGHAHVSTGMGQRSRSRLNRHGSKVTLTSQQAWVKGHAHVSTGMGQRSRSRLYRRWVKGHAHVSTDDGSKVTLTSQQAWVKGHAHVSTGMGQRSRSRLNRHGLKVTLTSQQAWVKGHAHVSTGMGQRSRSRLNRHGSKVTLTSQQAWVKGHARVSTGMGQRSRSRLNRRWVKGHAHVSTGMGQRSRSRLNRRWVKGHAHVSTGMGQRSRSRLNRHGLKVTLTSQQAWVKGHAHVSIGDGSKVTLTSLQAWVKGHAHVSTGDGLKVTLTSLQAWVKGHAHVSTGMGQRSRSRLNRRWVKGHAHVSIGDGSKVTLTSLQAWVKGHAHVSTGEGSKVTLTSQQTMG is encoded by the exons atgggtcaaaggtcacgctcacgtctctacAGGcgatgggttaaaggtcacgctcacgtctcaacaggcatgggtcaaaggtcacgctcacgtctcaacaggcatgggtcaaaggtcacgctcacgtctcaacaggcatgggtcaaaggtcacgctcacgtctcaacaggcatgggtcaaaggtcacgctcacgtctctacAGGcgatgggttaaaggtcacgctcacgtctcaacagacgatgggtcaaaggtcacgctcacgtctcaacaggcatgggtcaaaggtcacgctcacgtctcaacaggcatgggtcaaaggtcacgctcacgtctcaacaggcatgggttaaaggtcacgctcacgtctcaacaggcatgggttaaag gtcacgctcacgtctcaacaggcatgggtcaaaggtcacgctcacgtctcaacaggcatgggtcaaaggtcacgctcacgtctcaacaggcatgggtcaaaggtcacgctcgCGTCTCTACAggcatgggtcaaaggtcacgctcacgtctcaacagacgatgggttaaaggtcacgctcacgtctctacaggcatgggtcaaaggtcacgctcacgtctcaacagacgatgggttaaaggtcacgctcacgtctcaacaggcatgggtcaaaggtcacgctcacgtctcaacaggcatgggttaaaggtcacgctcacgtctcaacaggcatgggttaaag gtcacgctcacgtctcaataggcgatgggtcaaaggtcacgctcacgtctctacaggcatgggtcaaaggtcacgctcacgtctcaacaggcgatgggttaaaggtcacgctcacgtctctacaggcatgggtcaaaggtcacgctcacgtctcaacaggcatgggtcaaaggtcacgctcacgtctcaacagacgatgggttaaag gtcacgctcacgtctcaataggcgatgggtcaaaggtcacgctcacgtctctacaggcatgggtcaaaggtcacgctcacgtctcaacaggcgaagggtcaaaggtcacgctcacgtctcaacagacgatgggttaa
- the LOC130201314 gene encoding uncharacterized protein LOC130201314 isoform X6: protein MGQRSRSRLYRRWVKGHAHVSTGMGQRSRSRLNRHGSKVTLTSQQAWVKGHAHVSTGMGQRSRSRLYRRWVKGHAHVSTDDGSKVTLTSQQAWVKGHAHVSTGMGQRSRSRLNRHGLKVTLTSQQAWVKGHAHVSTGMGQRSRSRLNRHGSKVTLTSQQAWVKGHARVSTGMGQRSRSRLNRRWVKGHAHVSTGMGQRSRSRLNRRWVKGHAHVSTGMGQRSRSRLNRHGLKVTLTSQQAWVKGHAHVSIGDGSKVTLTSLQAWVKGHAHVSTGDGLKVTLTSLQAWVKGHAHVSTGMGQRSRSRLNRRWVKGHAHVSTGMGQRSRSRLNRRWVKGHAHVSTGMGQRSRSRLNRRRVKGHAHVSTDDGLKVTLTSQQAKG from the exons atgggtcaaaggtcacgctcacgtctctacAGGcgatgggttaaaggtcacgctcacgtctcaacaggcatgggtcaaaggtcacgctcacgtctcaacaggcatgggtcaaaggtcacgctcacgtctcaacaggcatgggtcaaaggtcacgctcacgtctcaacaggcatgggtcaaaggtcacgctcacgtctctacAGGcgatgggttaaaggtcacgctcacgtctcaacagacgatgggtcaaaggtcacgctcacgtctcaacaggcatgggtcaaaggtcacgctcacgtctcaacaggcatgggtcaaaggtcacgctcacgtctcaacaggcatgggttaaaggtcacgctcacgtctcaacaggcatgggttaaag gtcacgctcacgtctcaacaggcatgggtcaaaggtcacgctcacgtctcaacaggcatgggtcaaaggtcacgctcacgtctcaacaggcatgggtcaaaggtcacgctcgCGTCTCTACAggcatgggtcaaaggtcacgctcacgtctcaacagacgatgggttaaaggtcacgctcacgtctctacaggcatgggtcaaaggtcacgctcacgtctcaacagacgatgggttaaaggtcacgctcacgtctcaacaggcatgggtcaaaggtcacgctcacgtctcaacaggcatgggttaaaggtcacgctcacgtctcaacaggcatgggttaaag gtcacgctcacgtctcaataggcgatgggtcaaaggtcacgctcacgtctctacaggcatgggtcaaaggtcacgctcacgtctcaacaggcgatgggttaaaggtcacgctcacgtctctacaggcatgggtcaaaggtcacgctcacgtctcaacaggcatgggtcaaaggtcacgctcacgtctcaacagacgatgggttaaaggtcacgctcacgtctctacaggcatgggtcaaaggtcacgctcacgtctcaacaggcgatgggttaaag gtcacgctcacgtctctacaggcatgggtcaaaggtcacgctcacgtctcaacaggcgaagggtcaaaggtcacgctcacgtctcaacagacgatgggttaaag gtcacgctcacgtctcaacaggcgaagggttaa
- the LOC130201314 gene encoding uncharacterized protein LOC130201314 isoform X8 — protein sequence MGQRSRSRLYRRWVKGHAHVSTGMGQRSRSRLNRHGSKVTLTSQQAWVKGHAHVSTGMGQRSRSRLYRRWVKGHAHVSTDDGSKVTLTSQQAWVKGHAHVSTGMGQRSRSRLNRHGLKVTLTSQQAWVKGHAHVSTGMGQRSRSRLNRHGLKVTLTSQQAWVKGHAHVSIGDGSKVTLTSLQAWVKGHAHVSTGDGLKVTLTSLQAWVKGHAHVSTGMGQRSRSRLNRRWVKGHAHVSTGMGQRSRSRLNRRWVKGHAHVSTGMGQRSRSRLNRRRVKGHAHVSTDDGLKVTLTSLQAWVKGHAHVSTGDGLKVTLTSLQAWVKGHAHVSTGEGLKVTLTSQ from the exons atgggtcaaaggtcacgctcacgtctctacAGGcgatgggttaaaggtcacgctcacgtctcaacaggcatgggtcaaaggtcacgctcacgtctcaacaggcatgggtcaaaggtcacgctcacgtctcaacaggcatgggtcaaaggtcacgctcacgtctcaacaggcatgggtcaaaggtcacgctcacgtctctacAGGcgatgggttaaaggtcacgctcacgtctcaacagacgatgggtcaaaggtcacgctcacgtctcaacaggcatgggtcaaaggtcacgctcacgtctcaacaggcatgggtcaaaggtcacgctcacgtctcaacaggcatgggttaaaggtcacgctcacgtctcaacaggcatgggttaaag gtcacgctcacgtctcaacaggcatgggtcaaaggtcacgctcacgtctcaacaggcatgggttaaaggtcacgctcacgtctcaacaggcatgggttaaag gtcacgctcacgtctcaataggcgatgggtcaaaggtcacgctcacgtctctacaggcatgggtcaaaggtcacgctcacgtctcaacaggcgatgggttaaaggtcacgctcacgtctctacaggcatgggtcaaaggtcacgctcacgtctcaacaggcatgggtcaaaggtcacgctcacgtctcaacagacgatgggttaaaggtcacgctcacgtctctacaggcatgggtcaaaggtcacgctcacgtctcaacaggcgatgggttaaag gtcacgctcacgtctctacaggcatgggtcaaaggtcacgctcacgtctcaacaggcgaagggtcaaaggtcacgctcacgtctcaacagacgatgggttaaaggtcacgctcacgtctctacaggcatgggtcaaaggtcacgctcacgtctcaacaggcgatgggttaaaggtcacgctcacgtctctacaggcatgggtcaaaggtcacgctcacgtctcaacaggcgaagggttaaaggtcacgctcacgtctcaatag
- the LOC130201314 gene encoding uncharacterized protein LOC130201314 isoform X5, whose amino-acid sequence MGQRSRSRLYRRWVKGHAHVSTGMGQRSRSRLNRHGSKVTLTSQQAWVKGHAHVSTGMGQRSRSRLYRRWVKGHAHVSTDDGSKVTLTSQQAWVKGHAHVSTGMGQRSRSRLNRHGLKVTLTSQQAWVKGHAHVSTGMGQRSRSRLNRHGSKVTLTSQQAWVKGHARVSTGMGQRSRSRLNRRWVKGHAHVSTGMGQRSRSRLNRRWVKGHAHVSTGMGQRSRSRLNRHGLKVTLTSQQAWVKGHAHVSIGDGSKVTLTSLQAWVKGHAHVSTGDGLKVTLTSLQAWVKGHAHVSTGMGQRSRSRLNRRWVKGHAHVSTGMGQRSRSRLNRRWVKGHAHVSTGMGQRSRSRLNRRRVKGHAHVSTDDGLKVTLTSQQAMG is encoded by the exons atgggtcaaaggtcacgctcacgtctctacAGGcgatgggttaaaggtcacgctcacgtctcaacaggcatgggtcaaaggtcacgctcacgtctcaacaggcatgggtcaaaggtcacgctcacgtctcaacaggcatgggtcaaaggtcacgctcacgtctcaacaggcatgggtcaaaggtcacgctcacgtctctacAGGcgatgggttaaaggtcacgctcacgtctcaacagacgatgggtcaaaggtcacgctcacgtctcaacaggcatgggtcaaaggtcacgctcacgtctcaacaggcatgggtcaaaggtcacgctcacgtctcaacaggcatgggttaaaggtcacgctcacgtctcaacaggcatgggttaaag gtcacgctcacgtctcaacaggcatgggtcaaaggtcacgctcacgtctcaacaggcatgggtcaaaggtcacgctcacgtctcaacaggcatgggtcaaaggtcacgctcgCGTCTCTACAggcatgggtcaaaggtcacgctcacgtctcaacagacgatgggttaaaggtcacgctcacgtctctacaggcatgggtcaaaggtcacgctcacgtctcaacagacgatgggttaaaggtcacgctcacgtctcaacaggcatgggtcaaaggtcacgctcacgtctcaacaggcatgggttaaaggtcacgctcacgtctcaacaggcatgggttaaag gtcacgctcacgtctcaataggcgatgggtcaaaggtcacgctcacgtctctacaggcatgggtcaaaggtcacgctcacgtctcaacaggcgatgggttaaaggtcacgctcacgtctctacaggcatgggtcaaaggtcacgctcacgtctcaacaggcatgggtcaaaggtcacgctcacgtctcaacagacgatgggttaaaggtcacgctcacgtctctacaggcatgggtcaaaggtcacgctcacgtctcaacaggcgatgggttaaag gtcacgctcacgtctctacaggcatgggtcaaaggtcacgctcacgtctcaacaggcgaagggtcaaaggtcacgctcacgtctcaacagacgatgggttaaag gtcacgctcacgtctcaacaggcgatgggttaa
- the LOC130201314 gene encoding uncharacterized protein LOC130201314 isoform X2, whose product MGQRSRSRLYRRWVKGHAHVSTGMGQRSRSRLNRHGSKVTLTSQQAWVKGHAHVSTGMGQRSRSRLYRRWVKGHAHVSTDDGSKVTLTSQQAWVKGHAHVSTGMGQRSRSRLNRHGLKVTLTSQQAWVKGHAHVSTGMGQRSRSRLNRHGSKVTLTSQQAWVKGHARVSTGMGQRSRSRLNRRWVKGHAHVSTGMGQRSRSRLNRRWVKGHAHVSTGMGQRSRSRLNRHGLKVTLTSQQAWVKGHAHVSIGDGSKVTLTSLQAWVKGHAHVSTGDGLKVTLTSLQAWVKGHAHVSTGMGQRSRSRLNRRWVKGHAHVSTGMGQRSRSRLNRRWVKGHAHVSTGMGQRSRSRLNRRRVKGHAHVSTDDGLKVTLTSQQAKGQRSRSRLNRRWVKGHAHVSTGEGSKVTLTSQQTMG is encoded by the exons atgggtcaaaggtcacgctcacgtctctacAGGcgatgggttaaaggtcacgctcacgtctcaacaggcatgggtcaaaggtcacgctcacgtctcaacaggcatgggtcaaaggtcacgctcacgtctcaacaggcatgggtcaaaggtcacgctcacgtctcaacaggcatgggtcaaaggtcacgctcacgtctctacAGGcgatgggttaaaggtcacgctcacgtctcaacagacgatgggtcaaaggtcacgctcacgtctcaacaggcatgggtcaaaggtcacgctcacgtctcaacaggcatgggtcaaaggtcacgctcacgtctcaacaggcatgggttaaaggtcacgctcacgtctcaacaggcatgggttaaag gtcacgctcacgtctcaacaggcatgggtcaaaggtcacgctcacgtctcaacaggcatgggtcaaaggtcacgctcacgtctcaacaggcatgggtcaaaggtcacgctcgCGTCTCTACAggcatgggtcaaaggtcacgctcacgtctcaacagacgatgggttaaaggtcacgctcacgtctctacaggcatgggtcaaaggtcacgctcacgtctcaacagacgatgggttaaaggtcacgctcacgtctcaacaggcatgggtcaaaggtcacgctcacgtctcaacaggcatgggttaaaggtcacgctcacgtctcaacaggcatgggttaaag gtcacgctcacgtctcaataggcgatgggtcaaaggtcacgctcacgtctctacaggcatgggtcaaaggtcacgctcacgtctcaacaggcgatgggttaaaggtcacgctcacgtctctacaggcatgggtcaaaggtcacgctcacgtctcaacaggcatgggtcaaaggtcacgctcacgtctcaacagacgatgggttaaaggtcacgctcacgtctctacaggcatgggtcaaaggtcacgctcacgtctcaacaggcgatgggttaaag gtcacgctcacgtctctacaggcatgggtcaaaggtcacgctcacgtctcaacaggcgaagggtcaaaggtcacgctcacgtctcaacagacgatgggttaaag gtcacgctcacgtctcaacaggcgaagggtcaaaggtcacgctcacgtctcaacagacgatgggttaaaggtcacgctcacgtctcaacaggcgaagggtcaaaggtcacgctcacgtctcaacagacgatgggttaa